A single region of the Indicator indicator isolate 239-I01 chromosome 3, UM_Iind_1.1, whole genome shotgun sequence genome encodes:
- the UCN3 gene encoding urocortin-3, whose product MPHTRLLLLLTLLCAAETGRALHLYNAASIFSCLNAALADAQKSHPEENTILDKRGLASPSPQEAPEEEEEEEEEVEDVVDEEMGKRTFPGEGHYKYVSQAQVKGKSYQNRAKSDRRTKVTLSLDVPTNIMNILFNIAKAKNLRAKAAANAHLMAQIGRRK is encoded by the coding sequence ATGCCCcacaccaggctgctgctcctcctcaccctcctctgTGCCGCCGAGACCGGCCGGGCTCTCCACCTCTACAACGCAGCCTCCATCTTCAGCTGCCTCAACGCAGCCCTCGCTGATGCCCAGAAGAGCCACCCAGAGGAAAACACCATCTTGGACAAGCGCGGCCTTGCCTCCCCATCGCCACAGGAGgcacctgaggaggaggaggaggaggaggaggaggtggaggacgTGGTGGATGAAGAGATGGGGAAAAGGACGTTCCCGGGGGAAGGCCATTACAAATACGTCTCCCAGGCGCAGGTGAAGGGGAAGAGCTACCAGAACCGGGCCAAGAGCGACCGCCGCACCAAGGTGACCCTCTCCCTCGACGTTCCCACCAACATCATGAACATCCTCTTCAACATCGCCAAGGCCAAGAACTTGCGGGCCAAGGCGGCCGCCAACGCCCACCTGATGGCCCAGATCGGCCGGCGGAAGTGA